A part of Acidobacteriota bacterium genomic DNA contains:
- a CDS encoding FKBP-type peptidyl-prolyl cis-trans isomerase — protein sequence MIGRIGRMGIAAWLCAAVMAGTGCRSAVTAPSVYAPFSTTDLVVGTGDVATRGQLVLVEYTGWIYDGSRPDNKGAIFDTSSGRTPYAFTLGLGEVITGWDDGLEGIRVGGTRRLVLPPSKAYGDTRSGAIPPNSTLIFEVELVAIQ from the coding sequence ATGATCGGGCGTATCGGTCGGATGGGAATCGCCGCATGGCTGTGCGCGGCCGTCATGGCGGGGACGGGATGCCGCAGCGCGGTCACCGCGCCGTCCGTCTACGCGCCGTTCAGCACGACGGATCTCGTCGTGGGCACGGGCGATGTCGCCACGCGCGGCCAGCTCGTCCTCGTGGAGTACACCGGGTGGATCTACGACGGGAGCCGGCCCGACAACAAAGGTGCGATCTTCGACACGTCGAGCGGCCGCACGCCGTACGCGTTCACGCTGGGTCTCGGTGAAGTCATCACCGGCTGGGACGACGGGCTCGAGGGCATCCGCGTCGGCGGCACGCGCCGGCTCGTGCTCCCGCCGTCGAAGGCCTACGGCGACACGCGCTCCGGCGCGATCCCGCCGAATTCGACGCTGATCTTCGAAGTCGAGCTCGTCGCGATCCAGTAG